A genomic stretch from Procambarus clarkii isolate CNS0578487 chromosome 14, FALCON_Pclarkii_2.0, whole genome shotgun sequence includes:
- the LOC138364738 gene encoding uncharacterized protein, with protein sequence MQNGNVAFVVVVQNGTVAFVVVVQNGTVASVVVVQNGTVASVVVVQNGTVAFVVVVQDGTVAFVAVVQDGNVAFFVMQNGTVAFVVVMQNGTVAFVVVMQNGTVAFVVVVQNGNVAFFVMQNGTVAFVVVVQNGNVALVVVMQNGTVAFVVVMQNGTVAFVVVMQNGNVAFVVVVQNGNVAFFVMQNGTVAFVVVMQNGNVALVVVVVLG encoded by the coding sequence ATGCAGAATGGCAACGTCGCTTTTGTTGTTGTCGTGCAGAATGGCACCGTCGCTTTTGTTGTTGTCGTGCAGAATGGCACCGTCGCTTCTGTTGTTGTCGTGCAGAATGGCACCGTCGCTTCTGTTGTTGTCGTGCAGAATGGCACCGTCGCTTTTGTTGTTGTCGTGCAGGATGGCACCGTCGCTTTTGTTGCTGTCGTGCAGGATGGCAACGTCGCTTTTTTTGTCATGCAGAATGGCACCGTCGCTTTTGTTGTTGTCATGCAGAATGGCACCGTCGCTTTTGTTGTTGTCATGCAGAATGGCACCGTCGCTTTTGTTGTTGTCGTGCAGAATGGCAACGTCGCTTTTTTTGTCATGCAGAATGGCACCGTCGCTTTTGTTGTTGTCGTGCAGAATGGAAACGTCGCTCTTGTTGTTGTCATGCAGAATGGCACCGTCGCTTTTGTTGTTGTCATGCAGAATGGCACCGTCGCTTTTGTTGTTGTCATGCAGAATGGCAACGTCGCTTTTGTTGTTGTCGTGCAGAATGGCAACGTCGCTTTTTTTGTCATGCAGAATGGCACCGTCGCTTTTGTTGTTGTCATGCAGAATGGCAACGTCGCTCTTGTTGTTGTCGTAGTATTGGGTTAG